Below is a window of Luteolibacter rhizosphaerae DNA.
ATCCTCCGCCGCTCTCGCCGCGGCATCCCTCCCCTCCTGCAAATCCAAGGAAGGCAGCGCCGGCTCTGGCGGCGCCAAACAAACGCTCACCGTCTTCACATGGGCTGACTACCTCAGCGAGGAAGCCAGGTCCTCATTCGAGAAAGCGAACAACTGCACCGTCGTCATCGACACCTTCGATTCGAACGAGGCCATGCTCGCCAAGCTCGAATCCGGCGCTAGCGGCTACGACATCCTCGTCCCCTCCTCTTACGCCGTGCAGGCCCTCAAGCGGAAGGACATGATCCAGTCCCTCGATCACTCGAAGCTCCCGAACCTCAAGAACGTCGATTCCGATTACCTGACCAAGGCGCTCGACGCCAAGATGGAGTTCTCCGTCCCCTACATGCTCGCCCCCACCTGTCTCTGCTACCTTGCCTCCAAAGTACCGAACCCGGACAGCTCATGGGCCATGCTCGACCGCGCCGATCTCAAGGGCCGCATCACCCTGCTCGATGACATGCGCGAGGTCCTTGGTGCCGCGCTCAAGTTCCTCGGCCATCCGCTCAATTCCGTCGATCCCGCCCAGCTCGCCGCCGCACGCGACATCGCCATCGGCTGGAAGAAGCACATCGCGAAGTTCGAGAACGAGCAATACAAGACCGGCATCGCCTCCGGAGAGTTCTACCTCGTCCACGGCTACGCCGGCGACCTCATCCAAGCCAGCGAGGAGAACGAGGACATGCGCATCTTCATCCCGAAGGAAGGCACCTCCTTCCCCTGCGATGACCTCTGCATCCCGAAGGGCGCGAAGAACCTCGATCTCGCTCACGCCTTCATCAATCACCTCGCCGATGCCGAAGTCGCCGCGGAGAACATGGAATGGATCGGCTACCGCGCCCCAAACTCCGCCGCCTACCCTCACCTCAGCGAGGATTTCCGCGGCAGCGAGCTCCTCTTCCCGCCCGCCGAACTCTTCGCCAAGTGCGAACCCATTGGCGATCTCGGCGATAAGCTCCCTCTCTGGACCGCCGAGTGGGACAAGGTAAAGACCGCCTGATCTCCGGTAGCGGAGACTCAAGTCCGCCGCACATCGTAGCGGAAACACTTTTTCGTGCTTCCCGCGGCTCGCGCCCGCTCTCAAGACGCCATCCTTCCTGCCACTTGCTCCCACCCGGAGAAATCCTCTCGCCTCAGGAACACTCTCCTCTGTCGCGAAGTAGGGAAGTAGGGTTCTGAACATGGCCGAACCTCCGGATGGGACCCGCCCTCATCGTCAAGTCATGCCTTGGAATCTATTTCCTCACTCCTTCATGATCCGCCGATCCATCGCTCTCATCCTCCTCGCCCTCACCGCCAGGCTCCTCGCCGCCCCGCCCAACGTCATCGTCATCTTCACCGATGACCAGGGCTATGCCGATGCCGGCTGCTACGGCTCCCCCGACTTCAAGACTCCCTCCATCGATCGCCTCGCCCGCGAAGGTGTTAGATTCACCCGCTTCTACGCCGGCTCCGCCGTCTGCTCCCCCAGCCGCGCCTGCCTCATGACCGGCCGTTATCCATGGAAGGCCGGCCTCGAAGGCAACGCCGCTGCCACCGTCTCCGAGTCCATCAACGACCTCTCCCAAGCCCCGCCCTCCTCACCCGGACTTCCCTCCAGCGAGCTCACCCTTGCCGAGCTCTTCCGCATGTCCGGCTACGCCACCGCCCACATCGGCAAGTGGCACCTCGGACCCGGACCCGGCATGAAGCCCCTCGACCAAGGCTTCAGCTACTCCTTCGGCCACATGAATGGCTGCATCGATAATTACTCCCACTTCGTCTACTGGGGTGGACCGAATCGCCATGATCTCTGGGAGAACAATCTCCGCGTCCACCACCCCGGCCGCTTCTTTCCCGATCTCATGGTCGAGAAGGCATCCTCCTTCCTCGAGGAGAACCGCGCGAAGCCCTTCTTCATGTACTTCGCGGTGAACCTTCCGCACTACCCCTACCAGAGCGATCCCGAGATCGCCGCGCAATACGCCCACCTCCTCTACCCGCGGAATCTCTATGCCGCCGCCCTCGCCAGCATGGATGCCCGTATCGGTCGCCTGCTCGACAAGCTCGACCAACTCGACCTCCGCAGGAACACCATCGTCGTCTTCCAAGCCGACCAAGGTGCATCCACCGAGGAGCGCGCCCACGGCGGCGGCGGCGACAACGGTCCCTTCCGCGGCTCGAAGTTCAGCCTCTTCGAGGGCGGCATCCGCGTCCCCGCCATCATCTCTTGGCCCAGCACGCTTCCGCATGGCGAGACCCGCAGCGCCACCGCCCACGGCGCCGATTGGTTCCCCACCCTCGCGGCCCTCTGCAAGCTCCCGCTTCCAAGCAACCTCAGCCTCGACGGCCACGACCTTGGCACTGTCATCGCCTCCCCGGAGACCCCAAGTCCTCACCAGTTCTTGCAGTGGCGCCTCCAAGAACAATGGGCCGTCATCAAGGGCCCTTGGAAACTCATCCACCGCCCGAACGACGTCGCCAAGGACGGCCCGCCCCTCGACGAAGCCGCCAAACAATGGTTCCTCGTCAATCTCGATAACGACCCCGCCGAAACCCGCAGCGTCGCCGCCGACCACCCCGGGATCGTCGAAGAGCTCAAAGCCCTCCGCCCCTAGCTCCCTCTAGCCCGCCCCTCAAACCGCGCGGCAGCGCACACTTCGATTTGTGATTTGGAGATTAGTGATTAGTCATTTCTCCCATGAAGCTCATCTTCGACCACATCGACTTCACCATCGTCGGCCACCTCCAATCTCTTCTCGAAGCCGAAGGCATCAAAACCGAGATCCGCAATCTCAATGCCTCCAGCGCCGCCGGTGATGTCCCCTTCACCCAAGTCTATCCCGAGCTCTGGGTCCTCCATAATTCCGACGAAGCCCGCGCCAAGGAGATCGTCAAAACCTACCGCGACCAAGAAGCTGCCACCCCCGTGGGACCGGATTGGACCTGCCCCGTCTGCAAGGAACGCGTCGAAGGCGTCTTCTCGGAATGCTGGAACTGCGGTGCCGCCGCCCCGAATTGACTCAGAAACGCCAGGTCACGCCGGAATGCAGGGAGAAGTCCTTCCCCCGTGACCCGATGCCCGTTCCGGCTCCCAGTCGGATCGTGCAGGCATGAACCGGCGTCCAATACATCCCTGCCCCCACCTCATGCTCCCCGTGCGTGTTGAAGTCCCCGATCGCTTCCACGCCCGCCGCCCACTCCTGCGTGATCTCTTGCCGCCATCCCAGCGAATAGCCGAAGGCATAGTCCCCCCCGTCCGCCGCGATCCCGATCAAATTTCCGATCAGGCGGCGGCTTTCCCCGAACCGCCTCTCCATCATGAATCGGAATTGGAAGTGATCCTCCCCGTGGCGATGAATTCCCCCATGGCTATGGCCCGCCTCCGCGCCGTGCACGTGCGCACCGGAGCCTCCACCCGCAGGAGCATCGGGCCCTTGGTCGATTCCTCCCGGGTTGCTGTTGTGGACATGCGTGGCCCCGTGGGAATGCCCTGACCCCTCGGCAAAGAGATAGCTCGCATAGACCCCCATCCGCCATCGCTTGCTCTCGATCGGTAGCAGATACAGTAGCATCGGGTTCACGCCCGAGTAGCCCCAGCCCTCTCCGTCGTCCGCGAAGCGCACCGTGCTCCCGAACGCCAGCCCCGGCGCGATCCCTGTTAGAAACCCGGGCTCGAACGACAGCTCATCCTCGCTGCCCTGCTTGCTCCACTCGAAGGCGCTGAAGGCCACCCCATGCCGCACATCCGGCACCTCGGGATCATAGTTCAAAAGGAAATCCTGACCATGATGCGCGATGGCCATCGATGGAACAGAAGCAAGCAGGACAAGGAGTGCTCTCATGGTCGTTCGTGGCAAGATTACCGGCGACGGCGCAGCCCCATCACACCCATTGCGGCCGTAGCCAGCAGAGCCGCGGACGGCTCCGGCACGGTGGTGAAGTTTGTGTAGAAGCCCTGCCGCGGCAGCCCGCCCGTGGCCGGACCGTGGCTACCCATCGCCACCGTATACAGCCCCGGCTCCAGGTAGAGAGTCAGGCTGGCCGTCGTCTCCGTCGTGTTGCTCACGAAGCCTTGGAGCTGAGTCAGCCCTTCAGCCCATGGCACCAAGCCGTTGTTCTGATAGGTGTGGTTATCGGAGCCCGTGTTGTCCCAGCCCGACCAGATGGTGAAGGAGGGGAAGAGATACTGGGTATCACGCACGCCTTCCAGGAAGGGCACGCTGGCATTCCGACCCATCGTGATGGTGAGATACACCGCCTCGGTAACTTCCACCGCGGCCCAACTGCTGGTGTGGGTCCAGCCCATGTTTTCGGCACCGGCGAATGCCGTGTCGTGCCACGACCAGACGCCCACGTTGGCGTCCTCCACGTTCGGAGTCGTCACCGTTTCGTTGGCTCCGATCTGGATCGTCCAAGCGTATCCGATGCCGCCTTCCGCGGGATCTTCATTCACGATCGTGGCGGCACGGGCGCTGGCATAGGCAGCCATGATCAAGGCAATAGGGATGTAGTTCATAGTGTTCAGGGGTAGATGGTTTTTCAACGGGTGCTATGGAGGCGGAAGAAGCGGCGCGGCTCTACCGACGTGGGCAAGGCGGACGATTCTTCGTTAAGGAGGAATTGGGAGGGGGCCGTCATCGGCCCCCAAGGTCCGGCAGGACTGGGGGAACTTTGCGGATACCAGCCCGATGACGGTCCGGGCCATTTCAGGATCACGCCATCCGCCGCGGGAGATATCGTCAGCACCGGCGCGGCTTCGTTCCCGTCGCTCACTCCGTTACCGTCCCGGTCACCACCCAGTCGGCCTCCATTCCCCTGCAGCACTCCCAGCAGCGTGGCACTATCGCCCGGTTGGATCAGTGCCAAGAGCGCGGCACGCGTGAGCGGTGCCTCGCCAGCCCGGTCGGATACATAGCGTGCGCTTGCAGGCACGTAACGATAGCTCCGCGAAACTCCTCCGATCTTGCCGCGCAGCACCACATCGCAGTCCAGGATCAGCGGTGCGGCGCGCGCCTCCAGCAGATCCATCTCAGCTGTCACCGCTGCGCTCCCTTTCCGTGCATGATCGATCGTCATGCTCCTGCCCACCGCCGGTGCCGTCCCCGTGTCGAAGCACATCAGGAAGGCGCTCACATCGCGCAGCTCCTGCACCTTGCTCAGATTGTCCAGGTGGTAGAAGTGGACCTTCGGCATCTCGTGGCCGCTCCCATCCGAGCCCAGACCGAATCCCGAGAGGGACGCCGCGCCGCTCGCCGGGTTGTAAAGGTTCGCCCGCTGATAGATGGTTCTCAGGGGCGGATTCTTCATCTCCTGCGTGCCATTCACTTCCAGCTTGCGATCGATGTTCTGGTCCGTGCCCGCAGGCAGCGCGTGGCACATCGCGCAGTGGCTCTTCTCATGGTTGTTGAACATGTCCCTCCCCTTCACCGGGTTTCCGTTCCCCAGCGCGGTCGGCAGCGTGCGATCCGGGTTGCGGTTCGGGTTCGGGTGGTGCCGCAGCGTCATCAGATACGCGCTCAGCGCATCCATGTCCGCCGCCGGGATCTCGTTCCCGCCCATCAGCTTGTCGTAGGTGGAGTTGAAGCTCTGCAGAGATGGCTTGTCGCCGCGCCAGTGGAACTTTGCCGTGATCGCTTCCGGCGGGGTTACCAGCGGCGTCACATTGCCGCCCATTCCCACCAGCGTCTGCGTCACCATCGGCCCCTTCATCGGGTGCATCACGCGGTCCTCCAGCGTCAGGATGTGGGCGGAAAGAAATGCCCCCTTCATCGTCACCATCTCGCCGCCCGGATCACCTTGGTCCCAGGCGAGGCCATCGCGATCCGCGTCCAAGTGGCAGGTTGCGCAGGATACCGTGCCGTTGCCGGATAGCCGCGCATCGAAGAGGAAGCCCCGCCCCTGCCGGATGGCCGCTGGCGTCGGATCATTGCTACCCGACGGGATCTCGGTGAGCACCGCAGCCGTGCCGGTGTCGATCGTCGTGATGCTGTTCGAGATCTTGTTCAGCACGAAGAGGCGCGTCCCGTCCGGCGTGAGGGCCAGTCCACGCGGTCCTCGCATCAGCGCGGATCCCTCGCCTTCGGAGCGCAGGTCGATCCGGGCGCTCACCGCACCGCTCTGCACATCCACTCGTGCCACCCGGTCCGAGTTGAAGGCGACGATCCAAGCGTCTTGCCCGCTTGCCGGGAAGACGATCGCTGTCGGCTGGGCCAGCGCCTGCGAGCTCGCTGCCGTGTTCGGCTTCACTCCGTAGTCGATTCCCGGATTCAGATCGTGGATCAGCGGTGTCGCGTCGCCGTTGAGCTGGATCTTGCTCAAGCGGTGCCGGGCGAACTTCCCGCGCAGGTTCGGCTCGTAGCGGATCAGGTTCAGCGATTCCGAGTTGGCGATCCACAGTTCATCGCTTCCCGGACGCAGCGCCAGGTCGAAGGGATGTGTCCCCGTATCACCGAAGTAGCGCGTTACCGCCAGCGTGCTCGTATTGATCTCCGCCACATCGTGGTCGATCACGTTGTGAGCGATCCGCGGATCATTCGCCGCGACGATGAGGGCCGTCGTCGGGGCCGCCGGGAGATTGGGATTGTCGGGCACAGGCTGTGCCGGTGCCGTGGTC
It encodes the following:
- a CDS encoding sulfatase-like hydrolase/transferase; this encodes MIRRSIALILLALTARLLAAPPNVIVIFTDDQGYADAGCYGSPDFKTPSIDRLAREGVRFTRFYAGSAVCSPSRACLMTGRYPWKAGLEGNAAATVSESINDLSQAPPSSPGLPSSELTLAELFRMSGYATAHIGKWHLGPGPGMKPLDQGFSYSFGHMNGCIDNYSHFVYWGGPNRHDLWENNLRVHHPGRFFPDLMVEKASSFLEENRAKPFFMYFAVNLPHYPYQSDPEIAAQYAHLLYPRNLYAAALASMDARIGRLLDKLDQLDLRRNTIVVFQADQGASTEERAHGGGGDNGPFRGSKFSLFEGGIRVPAIISWPSTLPHGETRSATAHGADWFPTLAALCKLPLPSNLSLDGHDLGTVIASPETPSPHQFLQWRLQEQWAVIKGPWKLIHRPNDVAKDGPPLDEAAKQWFLVNLDNDPAETRSVAADHPGIVEELKALRP
- a CDS encoding cytochrome c peroxidase, whose translation is MILRILSAALAVAFPCAWAQTFTHFEARHVHPISLTPDGKTLLAVNSPDASLSVFNCSNSLRQSPLLIGEIPVGLEPVSVRARTDSEAWVVNEVSDSISIVSLIDGSVIDTLQVPDEPADVHFAAGKAFVSCSANRMLRVFNATTRAPLGSISLEGVAPRAITSNADGSRIYVAFLLSGNRTTILPRTTAPAQPVPDNPNLPAAPTTALIVAANDPRIAHNVIDHDVAEINTSTLAVTRYFGDTGTHPFDLALRPGSDELWIANSESLNLIRYEPNLRGKFARHRLSKIQLNGDATPLIHDLNPGIDYGVKPNTAASSQALAQPTAIVFPASGQDAWIVAFNSDRVARVDVQSGAVSARIDLRSEGEGSALMRGPRGLALTPDGTRLFVLNKISNSITTIDTGTAAVLTEIPSGSNDPTPAAIRQGRGFLFDARLSGNGTVSCATCHLDADRDGLAWDQGDPGGEMVTMKGAFLSAHILTLEDRVMHPMKGPMVTQTLVGMGGNVTPLVTPPEAITAKFHWRGDKPSLQSFNSTYDKLMGGNEIPAADMDALSAYLMTLRHHPNPNRNPDRTLPTALGNGNPVKGRDMFNNHEKSHCAMCHALPAGTDQNIDRKLEVNGTQEMKNPPLRTIYQRANLYNPASGAASLSGFGLGSDGSGHEMPKVHFYHLDNLSKVQELRDVSAFLMCFDTGTAPAVGRSMTIDHARKGSAAVTAEMDLLEARAAPLILDCDVVLRGKIGGVSRSYRYVPASARYVSDRAGEAPLTRAALLALIQPGDSATLLGVLQGNGGRLGGDRDGNGVSDGNEAAPVLTISPAADGVILKWPGPSSGWYPQSSPSPAGPWGPMTAPSQFLLNEESSALPTSVEPRRFFRLHSTR
- a CDS encoding DUF2007 domain-containing protein, with amino-acid sequence MKLIFDHIDFTIVGHLQSLLEAEGIKTEIRNLNASSAAGDVPFTQVYPELWVLHNSDEARAKEIVKTYRDQEAATPVGPDWTCPVCKERVEGVFSECWNCGAAAPN
- a CDS encoding ABC transporter substrate-binding protein — its product is MNRRHFITASSAALAAASLPSCKSKEGSAGSGGAKQTLTVFTWADYLSEEARSSFEKANNCTVVIDTFDSNEAMLAKLESGASGYDILVPSSYAVQALKRKDMIQSLDHSKLPNLKNVDSDYLTKALDAKMEFSVPYMLAPTCLCYLASKVPNPDSSWAMLDRADLKGRITLLDDMREVLGAALKFLGHPLNSVDPAQLAAARDIAIGWKKHIAKFENEQYKTGIASGEFYLVHGYAGDLIQASEENEDMRIFIPKEGTSFPCDDLCIPKGAKNLDLAHAFINHLADAEVAAENMEWIGYRAPNSAAYPHLSEDFRGSELLFPPAELFAKCEPIGDLGDKLPLWTAEWDKVKTA
- a CDS encoding PEP-CTERM sorting domain-containing protein; translated protein: MNYIPIALIMAAYASARAATIVNEDPAEGGIGYAWTIQIGANETVTTPNVEDANVGVWSWHDTAFAGAENMGWTHTSSWAAVEVTEAVYLTITMGRNASVPFLEGVRDTQYLFPSFTIWSGWDNTGSDNHTYQNNGLVPWAEGLTQLQGFVSNTTETTASLTLYLEPGLYTVAMGSHGPATGGLPRQGFYTNFTTVPEPSAALLATAAMGVMGLRRRR